The following DNA comes from Ooceraea biroi isolate clonal line C1 chromosome 11, Obir_v5.4, whole genome shotgun sequence.
GATTCTTCCCTGGTTGTTACGACGTACCAATGATCACATTAGTTAATTTACATCTCTCGATTGCGTAACTCGAAAGTTACAATTACAACTTAAGTCGATTTTAAAGTCGACCGACACTGACGTGTCGGGCTtgaaaaattatgcaataacAATTACTTTGAGGGTTACCTTTAATTTTTCCTTGTCTGGTATCCTAGGATATGGACCATAAAGATCGTTCGCTCCATCGTGGAAATCTGTTATCATGTTAACACACGTATTCGCAATTATTGTAAACCCTAAAACGGACGCAACGGTTCGCGTTGACATTGTTAAACGGACTATTATTTACATGTGTCCGAAAATTATGCCAGAGATCGACACGTAATGGAGAACTCTTACGTCAAGATAACCTAACATACAGTGCTGCCAAGGCAAGCACGGTGTGCTTGGAAAATTCCTAAGCGGTACGAGCCTAAATTATTGCGTGGATATCGTTAATTAACTTAATCAGCGTATCAATTCATGTCATAAGAAATATTCGGATATCTCGTATGACAAAGAACACTCGTTCTTTTTCACTTCAATATCACAATCGAGGTATCCCGAGGTATTGGGTAAAAAGGTAGCCAATCACCGCACAGTTGATCGTTTCCCCTGGGTTTCCGTTTGcgacattaaaattttatctccttcctatatatatatatatata
Coding sequences within:
- the LOC113562984 gene encoding uncharacterized protein LOC113562984 — protein: MSTRTVASVLGFTIIANTCVNMITDFHDGANDLYGPYPRIPDKEKLKKQLEEAAEMKKFYVSPSQTKANFALMKF